The DNA segment ACAGTGAAGCTGCGCATTCGTACAGAAAACGATGAAGTGATACCAAATGTAACCATGCAGCTGCTGGATGCACAGGAAAAAAAGCTGCGCAATATAAAAAGCGATAAGAAAACGGTGGAATTAAAAGATTTGTCCATTGGAGCGTACCGGCTGCATTTGGATGAGGATGAAACGAGATACCGCCTGCGAGAGGATGTCACCTTTGCCATCACTCCTTATAACTATAATCGTGACTATGTGCTGACCCTGCATCTGGAACCGGTCGTAAAGCAGCAGGAGAGCTATACCTTTGCCATCCTTTTTATTGCTGCAGTACTGTCCTTGTTCTCCTGGCTTGTCTGGTTTTTTAGAAAACACAGTCTCACACAATTCCTCGACGATTTCATGGTATAATTTCTCCACATGAAAAAAAGGAGAAGCTATATGATTGAAGAACTTCTGAAATACAATACGGAATTTGTTGAGAATAAGCGTTATGAGCCATACCAGACAAGCAAATATCCCGACCGCCGTATGGCAATCGTGACATGTATGGATACCCGGCTGATTGAACTGCTGCCGGCAGCGCTGGGAATCCGCAACGGCGATGCTAAGATTATTAAGAATGCCGGTGGAGTTATCACACACCCTTTTGGCAGCGTGGTGCGAAGTCTTTTGATTGCTGTTTATGAGCTGGGTGTTGAGGAAATTCTGGTCATTGGACATACAGATTGCGGTGTTCAGCACATGGATAGTGAGGCACTGCTGCAGGATATGCGTAAGCGCGGTATTCCAGAGAGTGCCATTGCCTCTCTGCGTTATTGCGGAATTGATTTTGAACGCTGGCTGGAGGGC comes from the Erysipelotrichaceae bacterium 66202529 genome and includes:
- a CDS encoding cell surface protein is translated as MIRECILCGLCMSAFLVPLQGKEEAVQGVVQVQDDTGRPLQGAQFQLYSYGELKQELISDKAGNIILHDLAYGEYQLIQTEADYGYQKTKKRISFVYDGTQKEKQSWKVVNKRMRGTVKLRIRTENDEVIPNVTMQLLDAQEKKLRNIKSDKKTVELKDLSIGAYRLHLDEDETRYRLREDVTFAITPYNYNRDYVLTLHLEPVVKQQESYTFAILFIAAVLSLFSWLVWFFRKHSLTQFLDDFMV
- a CDS encoding carbonic anhydrase; translated protein: MIEELLKYNTEFVENKRYEPYQTSKYPDRRMAIVTCMDTRLIELLPAALGIRNGDAKIIKNAGGVITHPFGSVVRSLLIAVYELGVEEILVIGHTDCGVQHMDSEALLQDMRKRGIPESAIASLRYCGIDFERWLEGFDDGVVSVQKSVELLKKHPLIPEDVRIYGFMMDSTTGKLSSVSEEG